In Erigeron canadensis isolate Cc75 chromosome 8, C_canadensis_v1, whole genome shotgun sequence, the DNA window TCTAGATTTTTTAGGATGATtcgttgtatgtatatataaattgagaAACAAAAATATCCTTTATAGGTGTATATATAATGACATGGAAATAtaggtgtatatataatatgacatgaaaattacatataatcaataaatggaataaaagaaaataaaaataactttcaaatACTTTTAACAGGCAACTTGTACGGAGCCccataataattattttagccGGTTTTCTTTCCCcgaatagaatttttttttgttcaaacCCCAAAAAAGATTTAAGTGACAAATTAAAGGATTTTTTCAAGTAATTAACCTTTTATTTTAACAACAATGATACGGAGTATAATGAAATGCATAAATATTATAGCTGCCGCAGTTAAATTCTCGAAATGGACCCCATTGTTTAGTGCAACGAATCATGATATATAATCGTACACTTTAAGTCTTACCAGTCAAAAAGcttcacatttttaaaaaaaaatataacttcgAAATACTTATATAAGGAGACCTAAACAACACTTATCTTCACAAAATTTCTTCTAACAACCATTCTTTCTTATCTCTTTCGCAAAAATGACATCAAAGCTTCAAATTTCAACTCTTTTCCTTGCAATCTTTCTTGTGCTTCTTTTAGGATGTTCTGCCTCGCCTAGAAAAAACATGCGCTCTCGTCGTCCATGTAAAGAAATGGTGTTCTACTTTCATGACATTATCTACAATGGCAAGAACGCTAAGAACGCGACTTCAGCCATTGTAGGTGCCCCAGCTTGGGGCAATCACACGATTTTGGCAAATCAAAACCATTTTGGGAACATAGTTGTTTTCGATGATCCCATAACGCTAGACAACAACTTGCATTCTCCATCTGTCGGACGAGCCCAAGGATTCTATATCTATGACCAAAAAGATATATTTACATCATGGCTTGGATTCTCATTTGTGTTTAATTCAACTGCCCATAAAGGTAGCATTAACTTTGCAGGGGCTGATCCTATAATGAACAAGACAAGAGACATTTCGGTCATTGGTGGAACCGGTGATTTCTTCATGACCAGAGGCGTGGCTACCATCATGACAGACGCTTTTGAGGGAGAGGTTTACTTTAGGCTCCGCATTGACATTAAGTTCTATGAATGTTGGTGATCCATCGAGAACCCTTTCTCGAtctcaagattttttttttttttgtcatcaaTTAATGCTGCTCTTTATCTTATTTGGTTTCAATGTACggaaatttatctttttttttctttaagaagGCATAAACAAATGCCATGCTTTCAAATTATCACATGATgttacatttgttttttttttgttttttttttggtcaagGAATATTTGTTCGCTCTGTGTTACCTTCTACGAGCAACTaaactttgttgtttctattTTTAGTATGTTTTTTAACCGAACTTGAGtactaaattttgttttttttaactaaagtttGTGGTACTCTGACCTTGTTAAAACTCTTTATAtgtgaaaacttgttgaaattgcATGTTTAATTTGGTTGGTAAAATTGACCTTTAAAGCAATCAACTCTTTATTAGGGCCTCAAAAGAAATataccttaatgaaataaattgtcTTATAGCTCAAGTTAATAAGTAAGTTTTACagatataataatataagaaaCTAGTCTTCAATTGCGTCTGATAAACGGATAAATTCAATACATCATAATGATTTTATGGATATAAAAAAACTAACCGATAGAAAAATAGTTTTAGTGGTTATAAAATGTAATAGAttggacttttaatatatattattaataataaagtttattttttaaaaagataaaaatagaaatagaaaaaaattatgGAAAAGAATACGAGAGAGAGGATGAaaaatagtataatttttagaattttaaaaGGTGTTAGCTATCTCCAAGACTCCAATTAACttcctcttttatttataacgAGACAAAGTACTCGCGCATTAGAGTATGATAGATAATAGGAGGTGttaggtcatagagtgtaatagccaaatgtcttagccatTCAGGCTCCaccattggatttaaaaattcgtcgaaagtatatagaaatgacatctctaatgaaagagcatgaaattttaataacatccatataatttttataatttatcgatgtatagtttttgaaataaaagattttaaatgaattagaggaataaaatcatttatggaGGGAATgcaaaaataagtggttgagatttgaggagagagaaaaaatacgTAGTTGGGATTtct includes these proteins:
- the LOC122579764 gene encoding disease resistance response protein 206-like; the encoded protein is MTSKLQISTLFLAIFLVLLLGCSASPRKNMRSRRPCKEMVFYFHDIIYNGKNAKNATSAIVGAPAWGNHTILANQNHFGNIVVFDDPITLDNNLHSPSVGRAQGFYIYDQKDIFTSWLGFSFVFNSTAHKGSINFAGADPIMNKTRDISVIGGTGDFFMTRGVATIMTDAFEGEVYFRLRIDIKFYECW